In a single window of the Helicoverpa zea isolate HzStark_Cry1AcR chromosome 9, ilHelZeax1.1, whole genome shotgun sequence genome:
- the LOC124633095 gene encoding uncharacterized protein LOC124633095, whose amino-acid sequence MQSDPNKRIDSSLLLTKAQEITEVFKKENISTYFIPYINDTKLKIKRCAKGKLYDCLQNRRRELREAKVIKKKNGSNINNNSNEPEVVEEDGGADEDIQWLQNCTEPWHLVIEKWQKTSKNRLKEIETSEMTIGAYINKYPVLKTPRGHELLIEDLRRALLEPVHTSINIAASTRRASCDITHI is encoded by the exons ATGCAATCAGACCCAAATAAAAGAATAGACAGTTCTCTACTTCTTACAAAAGCACAAGAAATAACTGAAGTATTCAAAAaggaaaatataagtacttactttattcCATACATTAATGAtactaaacttaaaataaaaagatgtgCAAAAGGCAAATTATATGACTGTCTACAAAACAGGCGCCGCGAATTAAGGGAGGCTAaggttattaaaaagaaaaatggcaGCAACATCAACAATAACAGCAACGAGCCAGAAGTCGTCGAAGAAG ATGGTGGTGCAGATGAAGATATCCAGTGGCTCCAAAACTGTACAGAACCCTGGCATTTAGTGATAGAGAAGTGgcaaaaaacttccaaaaatagATTGAAGGAAATAGAGACTTCAGAAATGACCATCGGAGCATACATTAATAAATATCCAGTGTTAAAAACGCCACGCGGGCATGAGCTTCTTATTGAAGATTTAAGAAGGGCCCTATTAGAGCCTGTTCACACTAGCATTAATATCGCCGCGAGCACGCGGCGAGCAAGCTGCGATATCACACACATATAA